From the genome of Halobacteriovorax marinus SJ:
AGAAGTCCTCTAAGTATCTTGAGTTTATATTAATTTTTCTAAATCTGAATTCAATATAAAATATTATTTAAGACATCATTTAGAAGAGAAATTATATGTTAGAGCTAAAAAGTAAGAATACTCATCCTATAAAAATTGAAGTCCTCCCTACCTATGTGGAAGAACTTTCTAGACCACTTAAGAATGACTTCGTCTTTAACTACTTTATTAAAATTTATAATATCCCCACTAGTGATATTCAATTACTAGCAAAGACTCTCTACTTTAGAGACGGAAAAAGATCAGAGACTTGTATGGAATTTGATGACGTCAATGAAGAGCAAGCATGGATTCCTGCCGGAGATACTTACGAATACTCCGAGTTTCATACGATGAGAACAACGACAGGAAATATGCGTGGAGAAATCATCTTAAGACTTATTGAGACTGATGAGATTATAAAAGTAAAGATACCTCTTACCTTCTTTAGAATTTTCAAAGCAGATGAAGTTTTAAAACTACAGAAGACGACTCAAGGGCCTAGGCTTCGAGAGTAATAAAATAACCTTGATGCTTTCTCATATTTAAAACGCCACAATCTAGAATAAGATATTGTCCTTTAATTCCATTTAAGACTCCTTCAATAACGGGGTTTTTATCAAAACCTAGAGACTTAATTTTCGTAGGGTATTCATTTACAGGATATTCAATTTCGATGACTTCTTCATCTAGGTCTTCTGCTTCAAAGTGATCCAATATATCAGCAAAATCTTCAAATATATTTTCTCTCTCCTGCTCTAGATCAACTTCTGTTACATCATTTTGTAACATCTTTCTCCAATTCGTTTTGTCAGAAAGTGATTTAGAAATTTCTTTTTCAATAAGACCTGATGTTAATCTATCTTCCACTCTAAGAATTGGAAGTGCAAACGAAGCACCCTGATCAATCCATCTTGTTGGAACTTGAGACTCTCTAGTTATACCAATCTTCAAATGGCTTGAGACTGAAAGATAGACGATATGAGGTTGAAAGCAATTTGCCTCTCCCCACTCTGGCTCACGACAAGTCCCATCAGCAAAGTGGCACAACTCAGGTTTCACAATACAAATATCACAAGCAGCTAATTTCTGAGATGCCCTAAATGAATAGCCCTGATTATAACTCTTCGATATTTTCTCACCAGTTGATATACAATTAATTTGTCCATCAAAAGAGAGCTTTATCTTCTTTCCAATAAATTCATTCATACCAATAAGCTCATCTCCTATTGGCAATTTATATTGTACAGGACTCTCAAGCGTTGATTTCATTTTTAAAATATTTCCACTAACCTTCACGCTTTAGACCCTCTTAGAAAGTTTTCTAATTCTCTTACGACTAGTGGAGGAACTTCGTGACCTCCAGAGAACTCAATAAACTCTGGCTCATTTTCAGTTCTTTTTAAAAAATCAATTAAATCTCTCGCTCCCGAAAT
Proteins encoded in this window:
- a CDS encoding DUF2797 domain-containing protein, producing the protein MKSTLESPVQYKLPIGDELIGMNEFIGKKIKLSFDGQINCISTGEKISKSYNQGYSFRASQKLAACDICIVKPELCHFADGTCREPEWGEANCFQPHIVYLSVSSHLKIGITRESQVPTRWIDQGASFALPILRVEDRLTSGLIEKEISKSLSDKTNWRKMLQNDVTEVDLEQERENIFEDFADILDHFEAEDLDEEVIEIEYPVNEYPTKIKSLGFDKNPVIEGVLNGIKGQYLILDCGVLNMRKHQGYFITLEA
- a CDS encoding Co(2+)/Mg(2+) efflux protein ApaG encodes the protein MLELKSKNTHPIKIEVLPTYVEELSRPLKNDFVFNYFIKIYNIPTSDIQLLAKTLYFRDGKRSETCMEFDDVNEEQAWIPAGDTYEYSEFHTMRTTTGNMRGEIILRLIETDEIIKVKIPLTFFRIFKADEVLKLQKTTQGPRLRE